The proteins below are encoded in one region of Pseudomonas entomophila L48:
- a CDS encoding alpha/beta fold hydrolase — protein MACFEHDGCLLHYEEHGQGEPLVLLHGLGSSSQDWELQVPEFSRHYRVILMDIRGHGQSAKPRRGYRIKTFSEDLLALLKHLGTGPVHFVGLSMGGMVGFQFAVDHPDWLRSLCIVNSAPEVKRRTRSDWIWWLKRWGLARLLSVETVGKGLAQRLFPKPGQSELRRKMAERWARNDKRAYLKSFDAIVDWGVQERIGQIRCPTLVIAADHDYTPVQLKARYVALMPNARLAVIDDSRHATPLDQPEVFNLTLLQFLAAASTSQGSLSPC, from the coding sequence ATGGCCTGTTTCGAACATGACGGTTGCCTGCTGCACTACGAGGAACATGGCCAGGGCGAGCCCCTGGTGCTGCTGCACGGTCTGGGCTCGAGCAGCCAGGACTGGGAGCTGCAGGTGCCCGAGTTCAGCCGCCACTACCGGGTGATCCTCATGGATATCCGCGGCCATGGCCAATCCGCCAAGCCGCGACGCGGCTACCGGATCAAGACCTTCAGCGAAGACCTGCTGGCCCTGCTCAAGCACCTGGGCACCGGCCCGGTGCACTTCGTCGGGCTGTCGATGGGTGGCATGGTCGGCTTCCAGTTCGCCGTCGACCACCCCGACTGGTTGCGCAGCCTGTGCATCGTCAACAGCGCCCCGGAGGTCAAGCGCCGCACCCGCAGCGACTGGATCTGGTGGCTCAAGCGCTGGGGCCTGGCGCGCCTGCTCAGCGTCGAGACGGTGGGCAAGGGCCTGGCCCAGCGGCTGTTCCCCAAGCCCGGGCAAAGCGAACTGCGGCGCAAGATGGCCGAACGCTGGGCACGCAACGACAAGCGCGCGTATCTCAAGAGCTTCGACGCCATCGTCGACTGGGGCGTGCAGGAACGCATCGGCCAGATCCGTTGTCCGACGCTGGTGATCGCCGCCGACCACGATTACACCCCGGTACAACTCAAGGCGCGTTATGTTGCCCTGATGCCCAACGCCAGGCTGGCGGTCATCGACGATTCGCGGCACGCTACACCCCTCGATCAACCCGAGGTCTTCAACCTCACCCTGCTGCAGTTCCTCGCAGCCGCCTCCACCTCTCAAGGATCTTTGAGCCCATGCTGA
- a CDS encoding GNAT family N-acetyltransferase: protein MTSLHSLAHLRDLPATTWDALVPDGQPFLRHAFLTAMEDSGSVVPDTGWAAEHLVLERDGEVRALLPAYRKWHSFGEYVFDHGWADACERAGIAYYPKLLGAVPFSPVSGPRLLASDPADGLLLLQAIPEYLEKGGLSGAHINFTDSALDASIASLPGWMERLGCQFHWRNRGYRDFQDFLDTLSSRKRKQMRKEREQVAGQGIEFAWYKGDELSEAQWDFVYLCYANTYAVRRRAPYLTRAFFSLVGERMPEAIRVVIARQNGRDVAMALSLLGGDSLYGRYWGCLDEFDRLHFETCFYQGMDLAIAEGLQRFDAGAQGEHKLIRGFEPVITRSWHYLRHPGLRRAVEDFLGQERVGVRAYAEEARGMLPYRRD from the coding sequence GTGACCAGCCTCCACAGCCTTGCCCACCTGCGCGACCTGCCGGCGACCACCTGGGACGCGCTGGTGCCGGACGGCCAGCCGTTCCTGCGCCATGCGTTCCTCACGGCCATGGAGGACAGCGGCAGTGTGGTACCCGATACCGGCTGGGCCGCCGAGCACCTGGTGCTGGAGCGTGATGGCGAGGTGCGCGCACTGCTGCCGGCTTATCGCAAGTGGCACTCCTTCGGTGAGTACGTGTTCGACCATGGCTGGGCCGATGCCTGTGAGCGCGCGGGCATCGCCTACTACCCCAAGTTGCTGGGGGCCGTGCCGTTCAGCCCGGTGAGCGGGCCACGGCTGCTGGCCAGTGACCCTGCCGACGGTTTGCTGTTGTTGCAGGCGATTCCGGAATACCTCGAGAAGGGCGGGTTGTCCGGCGCGCACATCAACTTCACGGATTCAGCCTTGGACGCCAGCATTGCCAGCCTGCCGGGCTGGATGGAGCGCCTGGGCTGCCAGTTCCACTGGCGTAACCGTGGTTATCGGGACTTCCAGGACTTCCTCGATACGCTCAGTTCGCGCAAGCGCAAGCAGATGCGCAAGGAGCGTGAGCAGGTGGCCGGGCAGGGGATCGAATTCGCCTGGTACAAGGGCGATGAGCTGAGCGAGGCGCAGTGGGATTTCGTCTACCTCTGCTATGCCAACACCTATGCCGTGCGCCGTCGCGCGCCGTACCTGACCCGGGCGTTCTTCAGCTTGGTCGGCGAACGCATGCCCGAGGCCATCCGTGTGGTGATCGCCCGGCAGAACGGTCGGGACGTGGCCATGGCCTTGAGCCTGCTGGGTGGCGACAGCCTGTACGGGCGTTACTGGGGCTGCCTGGATGAGTTCGATCGGCTGCATTTCGAAACCTGCTTCTACCAGGGGATGGATTTGGCCATCGCCGAGGGGCTGCAGCGCTTCGATGCGGGCGCGCAGGGTGAGCACAAGCTGATTCGCGGGTTCGAGCCGGTGATCACGCGGTCGTGGCATTACCTGCGCCATCCTGGGTTGCGGCGGGCGGTGGAGGATTTTCTTGGGCAGGAGCGGGTCGGGGTGCGGGCTTATGCCGAGGAGGCGCGGGGGATGTTGCCGTATCGCCGGGATTGA
- a CDS encoding beta-ketoacyl-ACP synthase III, whose protein sequence is MHNVVISGTGLYTPAQSISNEELVASFNTWAQQFNTENAAAIERGEVVAAPLSDAAFIEKASGIKSRFVMDKAGILDPQRMKPRLPERSNDEQSILCEMGVAAARQALERAGRSAADVDGVIVACSNLQRPYPAIAIEVQQALGIQGFAFDMNVACSSATFGIQTAANSVQLGQARAVLVVNPEICTGHLNFRDRDSHFIFGDAATAVLVERADLATSKHQFDIVSTKLLTAFSNNIRNNFGFLNRAAEEGIGAQDKLFVQEGRKVFKEVCPMVAELIGQHLAENDLQPSDVKRFWLHQANLSMNHLIVKKLLGREVAEEDAPVILDRYANTSSAGSVIAFHLYQDDLAKGSLGVLSSFGAGYSIGSVVLRKR, encoded by the coding sequence GTGCACAACGTCGTGATCAGCGGCACCGGCCTGTACACCCCGGCCCAGAGCATTTCCAACGAAGAACTGGTGGCCTCCTTCAACACCTGGGCGCAGCAGTTCAACACTGAAAACGCCGCCGCCATCGAGCGTGGCGAGGTCGTGGCGGCGCCGCTGTCCGACGCGGCCTTCATCGAGAAGGCCTCGGGCATCAAGAGCCGCTTCGTCATGGACAAGGCCGGCATCCTCGACCCGCAGCGCATGAAGCCGCGCCTGCCGGAGCGCAGCAACGACGAGCAGTCGATCCTCTGCGAGATGGGCGTGGCCGCCGCCCGCCAGGCGCTGGAACGTGCCGGCCGCAGCGCCGCCGATGTCGACGGGGTGATCGTCGCCTGCTCCAACCTGCAGCGCCCGTACCCGGCCATCGCCATCGAAGTGCAGCAGGCGCTGGGCATCCAGGGTTTTGCCTTCGACATGAACGTGGCCTGCTCCTCGGCCACCTTCGGCATCCAGACCGCCGCCAACAGCGTGCAACTGGGCCAGGCCCGCGCGGTGCTGGTGGTCAACCCGGAGATCTGCACCGGCCACCTGAACTTCCGTGACCGCGACAGCCACTTCATCTTCGGCGATGCCGCCACCGCCGTGCTGGTCGAGCGTGCCGACCTGGCCACCTCGAAGCACCAGTTCGACATCGTCAGCACCAAGCTGCTGACCGCGTTCTCCAACAACATCCGCAACAATTTCGGCTTCCTCAACCGCGCGGCGGAAGAGGGCATCGGCGCGCAGGACAAACTGTTCGTGCAGGAAGGCCGCAAGGTGTTCAAGGAAGTCTGCCCGATGGTCGCCGAGCTGATCGGCCAGCACCTGGCCGAGAACGACCTGCAACCTTCGGACGTCAAGCGCTTCTGGCTGCACCAGGCGAACCTGAGCATGAACCACCTGATCGTCAAGAAGCTGCTGGGGCGTGAAGTGGCGGAGGAAGATGCGCCGGTGATCCTCGACCGTTATGCCAACACCAGTTCGGCGGGGTCGGTGATTGCCTTCCACCTGTACCAGGATGACCTGGCCAAGGGCTCGCTGGGTGTACTGAGCTCGTTTGGCGCGGGGTATTCGATTGGTAGCGTGGTGCTGCGCAAGCGCTGA
- a CDS encoding ABC transporter ATP-binding protein — MLYRRFEQLIDIFREAPTEAPPGQVWPFYLYYLRQVWPSFLALLIVGLVASLIEVAMFSYLSRIIDLAQGTPNVNFFSEHSGELIWMLVVILLLRPLFFGLHDLLVHQTISPGMTSLIRWQNHNYVLKQSLNFFQSDFAGRIAQRIMQTGNSLRDSAVQAVDALWHVLIYAISSLVLFAEADWRLMLPLLVWIACYIASLYYFVPRVKERSVISSDARSKLMGRIVDGYTNIATLKLFAHTDQERQYAREAIREHTEKTQLGSRVVTSMDVVITSLNGLLVVSTTGLALWLWSQSLISVGAIALATGLVIRIVNMSGWIMWVVNGIFENIGMVQDGLQTIAQPVTVSDKPDAPALKVSRGGVRFDHVDFHYGKGGKVIDALSLDIRPGEKIGLIGPSGAGKSTLVNLLLRLYDIDSGRILIDGQDIAEVNQASLRAQIGMITQDTSLLHRSIRDNLLYGRPGASDAEVWEAVRRARADEFIPQLSDAQGRTGFDAHVGERGVKLSGGQRQRIAIARVLLKNAPILVMDEATSALDSEVEAAIQESLETLMQGKTVIAIAHRLSTIARMDRLVVLDKGHIVESGSHSELLAQQGLYARLWHHQTGGFVGVD; from the coding sequence ATGCTGTACCGTCGTTTCGAGCAACTGATCGACATCTTCCGCGAGGCGCCCACCGAGGCGCCTCCCGGCCAGGTCTGGCCGTTCTACCTGTACTACCTGCGCCAGGTGTGGCCGAGCTTTCTCGCCCTGCTGATCGTCGGCCTGGTCGCCTCGCTGATCGAGGTGGCCATGTTCAGCTACCTGAGCCGGATCATCGACCTGGCCCAGGGCACCCCCAACGTCAACTTCTTCAGCGAACACAGCGGTGAATTGATCTGGATGCTGGTGGTCATCCTGCTGCTGCGGCCGTTGTTCTTTGGGTTGCACGACCTGCTGGTGCACCAGACCATCAGCCCGGGCATGACCAGCCTGATCCGCTGGCAGAACCACAACTATGTGCTCAAGCAGAGCCTCAACTTCTTCCAGAGCGACTTCGCCGGACGCATCGCCCAACGCATCATGCAAACCGGCAACTCCCTGCGCGACTCGGCGGTGCAGGCGGTGGACGCGCTCTGGCACGTGCTGATCTACGCCATCAGCTCGCTGGTGCTGTTCGCCGAGGCCGACTGGCGGCTGATGCTGCCGCTGCTGGTGTGGATTGCCTGCTACATCGCCTCGCTCTACTACTTCGTGCCGCGGGTCAAGGAGCGCTCGGTGATCTCCTCCGACGCTCGCTCCAAGCTGATGGGGCGCATCGTCGACGGCTACACCAACATCGCCACGCTGAAGCTGTTCGCCCACACCGATCAAGAACGCCAGTACGCCCGCGAGGCGATCCGCGAGCATACCGAGAAGACACAACTGGGCTCGCGAGTGGTCACTAGCATGGACGTGGTCATCACCTCGCTCAACGGCCTGCTGGTGGTCAGCACCACGGGCCTGGCACTGTGGCTGTGGAGCCAGTCGCTGATCAGCGTCGGCGCCATCGCCCTGGCCACCGGCCTGGTGATCCGCATCGTCAACATGTCGGGCTGGATCATGTGGGTGGTCAACGGCATCTTCGAGAACATCGGCATGGTTCAGGACGGCCTGCAGACCATCGCCCAGCCGGTCACGGTCAGCGACAAGCCCGATGCGCCGGCGTTGAAGGTCAGCCGTGGCGGGGTGCGCTTCGACCATGTCGACTTCCACTACGGCAAGGGCGGCAAGGTGATCGACGCGTTGAGCCTGGACATCCGCCCCGGCGAGAAGATCGGCCTGATCGGCCCGTCCGGCGCCGGCAAGTCGACCCTGGTCAACCTGCTGCTGCGCCTGTACGACATCGACAGCGGGCGCATCCTCATCGACGGCCAGGACATCGCCGAGGTCAACCAGGCCAGCCTGCGCGCGCAGATCGGCATGATCACCCAGGACACCTCGCTGCTGCACCGCTCGATCCGCGACAACCTGTTGTACGGCCGCCCCGGCGCCAGCGACGCGGAAGTCTGGGAAGCGGTGCGCCGGGCGCGGGCGGACGAGTTCATCCCGCAGTTGTCCGATGCCCAGGGCCGCACCGGCTTCGACGCCCATGTCGGCGAGCGCGGCGTGAAGCTCTCCGGTGGCCAGCGCCAGCGCATCGCCATTGCCCGGGTGCTGCTGAAGAACGCGCCGATCCTGGTGATGGACGAGGCCACCTCGGCGCTGGACTCTGAGGTCGAGGCCGCTATCCAGGAGAGCCTGGAGACGCTGATGCAGGGCAAGACCGTGATCGCCATCGCCCACCGCCTGTCGACCATCGCCCGCATGGACCGGCTGGTCGTGCTGGACAAGGGGCATATCGTCGAGAGCGGCAGCCACAGCGAGTTGCTGGCCCAGCAGGGGCTGTATGCGCGATTGTGGCATCACCAGACCGGCGGGTTCGTTGGGGTGGATTGA
- a CDS encoding 3-phosphoglycerate kinase produces the protein MKKCCAALLLCLPFTAMAYPIDVEKELTGVKVDYTAYDTAYDIGAITLNNYGQVPAACKVMFRNGPEAPRVRRVNVPAGKSVDVTAKFNRQIIKLRILLDCKAE, from the coding sequence ATGAAGAAATGTTGTGCGGCTTTGCTGTTGTGCCTGCCCTTCACCGCCATGGCTTACCCCATCGACGTGGAGAAGGAGCTGACCGGGGTCAAGGTCGACTACACCGCCTATGACACGGCCTACGACATCGGTGCCATCACCCTGAACAACTATGGGCAGGTACCGGCGGCCTGCAAGGTCATGTTCCGCAACGGCCCCGAGGCGCCACGGGTGCGCAGGGTCAACGTGCCGGCCGGCAAGAGCGTGGATGTGACCGCCAAGTTCAACCGGCAGATCATCAAGCTGCGGATCCTGCTGGACTGCAAGGCGGAATAA
- a CDS encoding LysR family transcriptional regulator, translating to MKAPRVTLDQWRTLQAVVDHGGFAQAAEALHRSQSSVSYTVARMQEQLGVPLLRIDGRKAVLTEAGNVLLRRSRQLVKQASQLEDLAHHMEQGWEAEVRLVVDAAYPSARLVRALAAFMPQSRGCRVRLREEVLSGVEEVLHEGIADLAISSFNIGGYLGTELSPVEFIAVAHPEHALHRMGREITFQDLESQLQVVIRDSGRAQPRDVGWLGAEQRWTVGSLGTAATFVGSGLGFAWLPRHMIERELREGVLKPLPLDQGGSRHPLFYLYSSKEKTLGPATQILIELLRNFDTAPLDVPFAAPPQA from the coding sequence ATGAAAGCGCCGCGCGTAACCCTGGATCAGTGGCGGACCCTGCAGGCGGTGGTCGACCATGGCGGGTTCGCCCAGGCCGCCGAGGCCCTGCACCGCTCGCAGTCGTCGGTGAGCTACACCGTGGCGCGGATGCAGGAGCAACTGGGCGTGCCGCTGCTGCGCATCGATGGGCGCAAGGCGGTGCTGACCGAAGCCGGCAACGTGCTGCTGCGTCGCTCGCGGCAGTTGGTCAAGCAGGCCAGCCAGCTGGAAGACCTGGCCCACCACATGGAACAGGGCTGGGAAGCCGAGGTGCGCCTGGTGGTCGACGCCGCCTACCCCAGCGCCCGCCTGGTGCGCGCCCTGGCCGCCTTCATGCCGCAAAGCCGTGGTTGCCGGGTGCGGCTGCGTGAAGAGGTGTTGTCCGGGGTCGAAGAGGTGCTGCACGAAGGCATCGCGGACCTGGCCATCAGCAGCTTCAATATCGGTGGTTACCTGGGCACCGAACTGAGCCCGGTGGAGTTCATCGCCGTCGCCCACCCCGAACACGCCCTGCACCGCATGGGCCGCGAGATCACCTTCCAGGACCTGGAAAGCCAGCTGCAGGTGGTGATCCGCGACTCCGGCCGCGCGCAACCCCGTGACGTCGGCTGGCTGGGCGCCGAGCAGCGCTGGACGGTGGGCAGCCTGGGCACCGCCGCCACTTTCGTCGGCAGCGGCCTGGGTTTTGCCTGGCTGCCCCGGCACATGATCGAGCGCGAGCTGCGCGAAGGCGTGCTCAAGCCCTTGCCGCTGGACCAGGGTGGCAGCCGCCACCCGCTGTTCTACCTTTATTCGAGCAAGGAAAAGACCCTGGGTCCGGCCACGCAGATCCTCATCGAGTTGCTGCGCAACTTCGACACCGCGCCCCTGGACGTGCCCTTCGCCGCCCCCCCGCAAGCCTGA
- a CDS encoding peptidylprolyl isomerase A, with protein sequence MLKKLLLTACSVAFATSVMASDKTPHVELVTSFGKIEIELNAEKAPISTKNFLEYVDSGFYNNTIFHRVIPGFMVQGGGFTDQMVQKNTKDPIRNEASNGLQNTRGTLSMARTSDPNSATSQFFINVADNDFLNPGRDRGYAVFGKVTKGMEVVDQIVNSPTTVKKGMRDVPADPVYIKSAKRID encoded by the coding sequence ATGCTGAAAAAACTGCTGCTCACCGCCTGCTCGGTTGCCTTCGCCACCAGCGTCATGGCCTCCGACAAGACCCCGCACGTTGAGCTGGTCACCAGCTTTGGCAAAATCGAGATCGAGCTGAACGCTGAAAAAGCACCGATCAGCACGAAGAACTTCCTCGAGTACGTCGACAGCGGCTTCTACAACAACACCATCTTCCACCGCGTGATCCCGGGCTTCATGGTCCAGGGCGGTGGCTTCACCGACCAGATGGTGCAGAAGAACACCAAGGACCCGATCCGCAACGAAGCCAGCAACGGCCTGCAGAACACCCGTGGCACCCTGTCCATGGCCCGCACCTCCGACCCGAACTCGGCCACCAGCCAGTTCTTCATCAACGTCGCCGACAACGACTTCCTCAACCCGGGCCGCGACCGTGGCTACGCGGTGTTCGGCAAAGTCACCAAGGGCATGGAAGTGGTCGACCAGATCGTCAACTCGCCGACCACCGTCAAGAAAGGCATGCGCGATGTCCCGGCGGACCCGGTGTACATCAAGTCGGCCAAACGCATCGACTGA
- a CDS encoding putative porin — MRLVSTLTGVSLTGMMLALSTPASAAVDAKLLEMLRANGSINQAQYNELQGDLAKETKEKADQKAQSERLSSFEQKVAWAAKTQIKGDVRLRYEDVNVDNPIARSGNQDRERVRARVGFYSEINPQVDAGVRVATGSSADARSTNQSLDNYFEKKSLWVDLAYLDWHPTAVPNLHLIGGKMNQPWVSMGDIIWDSDINPEGVAVTYKTNLGGAELFGSAGHYNLKDNVDGDGVQFKHDAQLYHGQLGAKFNAADTVKLTVGGSIYGYDNDKESAALRSLGNTTNEFNLVEGFGQLDFTGFAIPLSAYGQFVKNTESTDGKDKAWLAGLKTKLGAWSLDYNYRDVQRNAVVSLFTDSDFGNGFTGSRGHKFKVGYEIDKNFTVGGAYLMAKTDYSNLPNSDADVDTLQVDLEAKF; from the coding sequence ATGCGTCTTGTTTCTACACTTACCGGAGTGAGCCTCACCGGCATGATGCTGGCTCTGAGTACTCCGGCCAGTGCTGCTGTCGACGCCAAGCTGCTCGAAATGCTCCGCGCCAATGGCTCGATCAACCAGGCGCAGTACAACGAACTGCAGGGCGACCTGGCAAAGGAAACCAAGGAAAAGGCCGACCAGAAAGCCCAGTCCGAGCGCCTGAGCTCCTTCGAACAGAAAGTGGCATGGGCCGCCAAGACCCAGATCAAGGGTGACGTGCGCCTGCGTTACGAAGACGTCAACGTCGACAACCCGATTGCCCGCAGCGGCAACCAGGACCGCGAGCGCGTCCGCGCCCGTGTCGGCTTCTACAGCGAGATCAACCCGCAGGTCGACGCCGGCGTGCGCGTGGCCACCGGCAGCAGCGCCGACGCCCGCTCCACCAACCAGAGCCTGGACAACTACTTCGAGAAGAAATCGCTGTGGGTCGACCTGGCCTACCTCGACTGGCACCCGACCGCGGTCCCCAACCTGCACCTGATCGGCGGCAAGATGAACCAGCCCTGGGTGAGCATGGGCGACATCATCTGGGACAGCGACATCAACCCCGAAGGCGTGGCGGTCACCTACAAGACCAACCTGGGCGGCGCCGAGCTGTTCGGCAGCGCCGGCCACTACAACCTGAAAGACAACGTCGACGGCGACGGCGTGCAGTTCAAGCACGACGCACAGCTGTACCACGGCCAGCTGGGTGCCAAGTTCAACGCGGCCGACACCGTCAAGCTCACCGTGGGCGGCAGCATCTACGGCTACGACAACGACAAGGAATCCGCGGCGCTGCGCTCGCTGGGCAACACCACCAACGAGTTCAACCTGGTGGAAGGCTTCGGCCAGCTGGACTTCACCGGCTTCGCCATCCCGCTGTCGGCCTATGGCCAGTTCGTCAAGAATACCGAGAGCACCGACGGCAAGGACAAGGCCTGGCTGGCCGGCCTGAAGACCAAGCTGGGCGCCTGGAGCCTGGACTACAACTACCGCGACGTGCAGCGTAACGCCGTGGTCAGCCTGTTCACCGACTCCGACTTCGGCAACGGCTTCACCGGCTCGCGTGGTCACAAGTTCAAGGTCGGCTACGAGATCGACAAGAACTTCACCGTCGGTGGCGCCTACCTGATGGCCAAGACCGACTATTCCAACCTGCCGAACAGCGACGCCGACGTCGACACGCTGCAGGTGGACCTGGAAGCCAAGTTCTAA